One genomic window of Novosphingobium aureum includes the following:
- a CDS encoding glycosyltransferase family 4 protein encodes MRDPGSVHDYPPSVRLGIDQDDPEQYRNAAEFINREGFDVVCLQHEFGIFGGEAGKLILDFIAALKVPLVTTLHTVLDRPSDDQREVTEAIVAASRRLVVMARKGRHILVETYRADPGKIDVVPHGIPDAPFVDTLGAKHRLGFSGRNVILTFGLISPNKGIETMIEAMPAIIARSPDALYVVMGATHPQLLREAGEAYRESLVRQVEALGLKDHVVFLNRFVDRPELLDHIAMCDLYVTPYLDEAQMTSGTLAYSHGLGRPVVSTPYWHAAELLEDGSGVLVPFGDPASLGRAVAGLLEDVSARLDMAKKAYAASRPMIWANTAQRYVQCFGAARRALPTTPLADVSPPTHLLTANCMLPTASARHLIDMCDDTGMFQHAVFSVPDRHHGYCIDDNARGLLLCCTPANGLDESFAETMSQRLAAFVQHAWNPDERRFRNFMGFNRQWLESVGSEDSHGRTLWALGACARHSSDPGRASWARHLFSEALEKVMAFTSPRAWAFTLLGLDHYCAACPKDRNADTRRGELGQRLERLLIATETPAWIWFEDRLTYDNARLCEALIRTGKATRITHFTEAGLRSLRWLIQVQTAPQGHFRPVGSMGFMRQRAPPHLFDQQPLEACATIAACVAANAIDPAAPWPEEARRAFAWFLGENDLAIALVDIESGSCRDGLHPDRANENRGAESVLSYLLGLADMRALEAMTRSDTVSVGHGPEPSVCLDRADA; translated from the coding sequence ATGCGCGACCCCGGAAGCGTTCATGACTACCCTCCCTCGGTTCGCCTCGGGATCGACCAGGATGATCCGGAGCAATATCGCAATGCAGCCGAATTCATAAATCGGGAGGGTTTCGACGTCGTCTGCCTGCAGCACGAGTTCGGAATATTCGGCGGGGAAGCCGGCAAGCTCATTCTCGACTTCATTGCGGCGTTGAAGGTGCCGCTGGTCACTACGCTTCACACCGTTCTCGACCGGCCAAGCGATGATCAACGCGAGGTCACAGAAGCAATCGTTGCTGCATCGAGGCGCCTCGTCGTCATGGCGCGCAAGGGCAGGCACATCCTCGTCGAAACCTATCGCGCCGATCCCGGAAAGATCGATGTCGTTCCCCATGGCATTCCTGACGCACCCTTCGTAGACACGCTGGGAGCGAAGCACAGGCTCGGTTTCTCGGGCCGCAATGTCATCTTGACCTTTGGTCTCATCAGCCCGAACAAGGGTATCGAAACGATGATCGAGGCGATGCCAGCGATCATCGCGCGCTCGCCCGATGCTCTCTATGTGGTGATGGGAGCGACGCATCCGCAGCTTCTGCGGGAAGCCGGGGAAGCGTACCGTGAAAGCCTTGTCCGGCAGGTCGAAGCCCTAGGGCTCAAAGATCACGTTGTGTTCCTGAACCGGTTTGTCGATCGCCCCGAACTGCTCGACCATATCGCCATGTGCGACCTCTATGTGACGCCGTATCTGGATGAGGCCCAGATGACGTCGGGCACATTGGCCTATTCCCACGGCCTGGGCCGGCCCGTCGTCTCTACACCCTATTGGCATGCCGCCGAACTGCTCGAAGACGGCTCGGGAGTCCTGGTGCCATTCGGCGATCCGGCGAGTCTGGGCCGCGCTGTCGCTGGCCTGCTCGAAGACGTCTCAGCGCGTCTGGACATGGCAAAAAAGGCCTATGCGGCCAGTCGCCCAATGATCTGGGCGAATACGGCGCAGCGGTATGTCCAGTGTTTTGGCGCAGCGCGCCGGGCTCTGCCGACAACTCCGTTGGCAGACGTTTCGCCGCCGACGCATTTGCTGACCGCAAACTGCATGCTTCCGACAGCGTCTGCGCGGCATCTCATCGACATGTGCGACGACACCGGAATGTTCCAGCACGCAGTGTTCTCAGTCCCGGATCGCCATCACGGCTATTGCATCGATGACAATGCCAGGGGGCTATTGCTGTGCTGCACTCCTGCAAACGGACTGGATGAGTCCTTTGCAGAAACCATGTCCCAGCGATTAGCTGCCTTTGTCCAGCATGCCTGGAACCCGGATGAACGGCGGTTTCGCAATTTCATGGGGTTCAACCGCCAATGGCTGGAGTCGGTCGGGTCCGAGGACAGTCACGGTCGCACGCTGTGGGCGCTCGGTGCCTGTGCCCGGCACTCTTCCGACCCGGGACGAGCAAGTTGGGCCAGGCACTTGTTCAGCGAAGCGCTGGAAAAGGTCATGGCCTTCACGTCTCCGCGGGCGTGGGCCTTCACGCTGCTCGGACTCGACCACTATTGCGCGGCTTGCCCGAAGGACAGGAACGCTGACACACGGCGTGGAGAATTGGGTCAGCGGCTTGAGCGCCTGCTGATTGCGACCGAAACGCCTGCATGGATCTGGTTCGAAGACCGGCTGACCTATGACAATGCCCGTCTGTGTGAAGCGTTGATCCGCACCGGCAAGGCGACGCGGATCACCCATTTCACCGAAGCGGGGCTCCGCAGCCTGCGCTGGCTGATCCAGGTTCAAACGGCTCCGCAAGGCCATTTCCGGCCTGTCGGCTCGATGGGGTTTATGCGGCAACGCGCGCCCCCCCATCTGTTCGACCAGCAGCCGCTGGAAGCCTGCGCAACGATTGCTGCATGCGTGGCTGCGAATGCAATCGATCCGGCAGCGCCGTGGCCGGAAGAGGCACGGCGGGCATTCGCCTGGTTCCTGGGTGAGAACGATCTCGCCATTGCATTGGTCGATATCGAATCCGGGAGTTGCCGAGATGGCCTTCATCCCGACCGCGCGAATGAAAACCGGGGCGCCGAGTCCGTCTTGTCCTATCTGCTGGGGTTGGCGGACATGCGTGCCCTTGAAGCGATGACCCGCAGCGACACCGTGTCGGTCGGCCACGGCCCTGAACCCTCTGTTTGTCTGGACCGTGCCGATGCATGA
- a CDS encoding cold-shock protein, which yields MTQHGKVSHYNDTTGTGFIAPEKGGGPLPFRWADLQDKAQLPKQNDRYGYDTQSDHDGEICAVDLKKA from the coding sequence ATGACCCAGCACGGGAAGGTCAGCCACTACAATGATACAACTGGCACGGGCTTCATTGCACCCGAGAAGGGTGGCGGCCCCTTGCCTTTCAGGTGGGCCGATCTCCAGGACAAAGCTCAATTGCCGAAGCAGAATGACCGCTACGGGTACGATACGCAATCTGACCATGATGGCGAAATTTGCGCCGTGGACCTGAAGAAGGCCTGA
- a CDS encoding transglutaminase family protein, with translation MEELLIRHRTSYHYQVPVQFGPHRLMLRPRESCEVRLKTFDLTVLPQAQVSWAHDVFGNAVATAVFADLTDELVIESSARVQLEAAAWPVFDIAASAISYPFLYADDEWTDLGALTVQSYPDPDSRLRNWAQAFVGGNPTDTLAMLKDLSAGVTGWIAYQSREDQGTQSPEQTLNRGWGSCRDFAVLFVEAARSLGFGARIISGYLHNPDQILDGTSGAGSTHAWAEVFVPGAGWIPFDPTNRSVGGANLVPVAVAREIGQTIPVAGTYVGLSGLVDAMNVEVSVVSSDVCS, from the coding sequence ATGGAGGAACTGCTCATCAGGCATCGCACAAGCTACCACTATCAGGTGCCGGTTCAGTTCGGGCCGCACCGGCTTATGCTTCGGCCGCGCGAAAGCTGCGAGGTCCGCCTCAAGACATTCGATCTCACGGTCCTCCCGCAAGCTCAGGTGTCCTGGGCGCATGACGTCTTCGGGAATGCCGTCGCGACAGCGGTGTTCGCGGACCTGACCGACGAGCTCGTCATCGAAAGCTCCGCGCGCGTGCAACTCGAAGCGGCCGCATGGCCCGTGTTCGACATAGCGGCGTCCGCAATTTCCTACCCCTTCCTCTACGCTGACGACGAATGGACCGACCTCGGTGCCCTGACCGTGCAGAGTTATCCTGATCCGGACAGCAGATTGCGCAATTGGGCACAGGCGTTCGTTGGTGGCAATCCGACCGATACACTGGCCATGCTCAAGGATCTGAGCGCTGGCGTGACCGGGTGGATCGCATACCAGTCGCGCGAGGATCAGGGTACTCAGTCGCCAGAGCAAACCTTGAACCGCGGCTGGGGCTCGTGCCGGGATTTTGCTGTGCTGTTTGTCGAAGCGGCCAGAAGCCTCGGCTTCGGGGCGAGGATCATTTCCGGCTATCTCCACAATCCGGATCAAATTCTGGACGGCACTTCGGGGGCCGGGTCGACGCACGCCTGGGCAGAAGTTTTTGTGCCGGGAGCCGGATGGATCCCCTTCGATCCGACCAACCGCAGCGTTGGCGGGGCCAATCTCGTGCCTGTGGCAGTAGCCCGCGAAATCGGGCAAACAATTCCGGTCGCCGGAACCTATGTGGGCTTGTCGGGACTGGTGGATGCGATGAACGTCGAGGTCTCCGTCGTCTCTTCGGACGTTTGCTCCTGA
- a CDS encoding nitroreductase family protein, whose translation MSEDKSLSKRLLGAGHVPTLRKKLARSIYYVPTIVAEAVRDAKHYLTHSGTLNVSPIGQLSARITQTYHNIEKGLSLPAPRPRFGAVHLANLIDYMRTYRELYEDGPELRSARDVLAAYAAFHDSIGVDDYPYKRSIGELVAEIPSSESQMGGLRKVYKRDILAATQGTDENFFLHRHSIRKFTEEDVDLGLIETAIKVAQKAPAVCNRQSGFVHVITDKKLIEAALKLQGGARGFAEGVNKVAVVTTDTRSFSHITERNQGWIDGGLFAMSFLYGLHMNGLGTCCLNWSKTNAQSDAMRKLIGANPWESIIMLVAIGHLQDEFEVPFSIRKDPASISRVIADWSESA comes from the coding sequence GTGAGCGAAGATAAATCCTTGTCGAAGCGGCTTCTCGGAGCCGGCCACGTTCCGACCTTGCGCAAGAAGCTCGCTAGATCGATTTACTATGTCCCGACCATCGTTGCCGAGGCCGTCCGCGACGCCAAGCATTACCTGACGCACTCGGGCACCCTCAACGTCAGCCCGATCGGCCAGCTTTCTGCACGCATCACGCAGACCTATCACAACATCGAGAAGGGGCTGTCGCTTCCCGCGCCGCGCCCCCGCTTCGGCGCAGTGCACCTGGCCAACCTGATCGACTACATGCGCACTTACCGCGAGCTCTACGAGGACGGCCCCGAACTGCGCAGCGCACGCGACGTGCTGGCCGCCTATGCCGCGTTCCACGACAGCATCGGTGTGGACGATTACCCTTACAAGCGCAGCATCGGCGAACTCGTCGCCGAGATCCCTTCGAGCGAGAGCCAGATGGGCGGCCTGCGCAAGGTCTACAAGCGCGACATCCTCGCCGCGACGCAAGGCACCGACGAGAATTTCTTCCTCCATCGCCACTCGATCCGCAAGTTCACCGAGGAAGATGTCGACCTCGGGCTGATAGAAACTGCGATCAAGGTCGCCCAGAAGGCGCCTGCGGTCTGCAACCGACAGTCCGGCTTCGTGCACGTGATCACCGACAAGAAGCTGATCGAGGCTGCGCTCAAGCTGCAAGGCGGTGCACGCGGTTTTGCCGAAGGCGTGAACAAGGTCGCGGTAGTCACCACAGACACGCGCAGCTTCTCGCACATCACCGAGCGCAACCAGGGCTGGATCGACGGCGGCCTGTTCGCGATGTCCTTCCTCTACGGACTGCACATGAACGGTCTTGGCACCTGCTGCCTCAACTGGAGCAAGACCAATGCCCAGTCGGACGCGATGCGCAAACTGATCGGCGCGAACCCGTGGGAGTCGATCATCATGCTCGTCGCTATCGGCCACCTGCAGGACGAGTTCGAGGTTCCGTTCTCGATCCGCAAGGACCCCGCCTCGATCAGCCGCGTGATCGCGGATTGGTCCGAAAGCGCGTGA
- a CDS encoding response regulator transcription factor — MTLAVTEIPVAIVGFNPLVRAGICNILSSSEFHCAEYHDCSRDALRSGSLVEQQLAIFDVSSPDEDIQLLSEISENCPELRIAALVDDFDIGRMLDVFQAGADAYILKEIGSDPLIESLRLVHQGEKVLPSALLDHLPRKQALLEGQSEVQVQLGELLSEREIDTLRCLVMGYPNKVIAYRLDISEATVKVHVKAILRKLMVQNRTQAAIWAVNQGLDCNFGDLRDGPEIAAASVLNDGAMPAISLAS, encoded by the coding sequence ATGACGCTTGCAGTAACCGAAATTCCAGTCGCCATTGTTGGTTTCAACCCGCTCGTGCGGGCAGGAATCTGCAATATCCTCAGCTCGAGCGAGTTTCACTGCGCCGAGTACCACGACTGCTCGCGCGATGCCTTGCGATCGGGTAGCCTCGTAGAACAGCAGCTTGCGATTTTCGATGTCAGTTCACCTGACGAGGACATCCAGCTGCTTTCCGAGATCAGCGAAAATTGCCCCGAACTGCGGATCGCGGCACTGGTCGATGATTTCGACATTGGGCGCATGCTCGACGTGTTCCAGGCCGGGGCTGACGCCTATATCCTCAAGGAAATCGGATCCGATCCACTGATCGAGTCCCTGCGCCTTGTGCATCAGGGCGAAAAGGTGCTTCCCAGCGCGCTGCTCGATCACCTGCCTCGCAAGCAGGCCCTCCTCGAAGGGCAGAGCGAAGTGCAGGTGCAGCTTGGAGAACTGCTTTCCGAGCGGGAGATCGACACCTTGCGCTGCCTCGTCATGGGCTATCCCAACAAGGTGATCGCCTATCGCCTCGATATCAGCGAGGCGACGGTGAAGGTCCACGTCAAGGCGATCCTGCGCAAGCTCATGGTGCAGAACCGGACCCAGGCCGCGATCTGGGCGGTCAACCAGGGGCTCGACTGCAATTTCGGTGATCTGCGCGATGGACCCGAGATCGCAGCTGCCAGCGTGCTGAATGACGGTGCGATGCCGGCAATTTCGCTGGCAAGCTGA
- the nhaA gene encoding Na+/H+ antiporter NhaA: MIDKNRNQGLPIEVADRVTRPFARFLKIEAAAGGLLLLCAMVALVLANSPFSAPFLNFWKMPIGLQVGQLDFTRSLHHWINDALMTLFFFIVSLELKREFALGELRNPRAAALPFLAALGGMAVPVSIYLVLMNGQPGVHGWGTVMATDTAFVIGGLALFGSSIPAQLRIFLVSLAIFDDVGAISVVAVAYGETLNFGALGLAMLSLGVVAISARIGIRSIPVYFVLGGGIWLCFDASGLHATIAGVILGLMTPARAWVGDERLRSIMSKLTAYPTGEHWSGDTSERHDLRETGRAIEESLSPLERLEMMLHPWVGFAVMPIFALANAGVAFSGVDLDQRVSAAIFAGLVVGKPTGVLLFAWLAVRFRVATLGNGLDWILLVAGAFLTGIGFTMSIFISNLAFTSALLPAAKLGVFLGSAMSATIGLLILFWWTSRNQEQTSEETTETSTFIASTSPDKPT, translated from the coding sequence ATTATCGATAAGAACAGGAACCAGGGTCTTCCGATCGAAGTCGCCGATCGCGTAACCAGGCCATTTGCGCGCTTCCTCAAGATTGAGGCTGCGGCAGGGGGACTGTTACTCCTTTGCGCCATGGTCGCACTGGTGTTGGCCAACTCGCCCTTCTCCGCCCCTTTCCTGAACTTCTGGAAGATGCCGATAGGCCTTCAGGTGGGTCAGCTGGATTTCACCCGCTCGTTGCACCATTGGATCAACGATGCCTTGATGACCTTGTTCTTTTTCATCGTCTCGCTCGAACTCAAGCGGGAATTCGCTCTGGGCGAGCTCCGCAATCCGCGAGCCGCGGCCTTGCCCTTCCTGGCCGCGCTCGGCGGCATGGCGGTTCCCGTCTCCATCTATCTCGTCCTCATGAACGGGCAGCCCGGTGTACACGGCTGGGGAACCGTGATGGCGACCGATACGGCCTTTGTAATCGGCGGCCTTGCGCTGTTTGGATCATCCATACCTGCGCAGTTGCGGATATTTCTGGTTTCTCTGGCGATCTTCGATGACGTTGGCGCCATATCCGTCGTTGCGGTCGCATATGGTGAGACACTGAACTTCGGTGCGCTTGGCCTGGCAATGCTTAGTCTTGGCGTTGTGGCGATTTCCGCTCGCATAGGAATCAGGAGCATCCCGGTCTATTTTGTGCTCGGCGGTGGCATCTGGCTATGCTTCGATGCCTCCGGTCTTCATGCGACAATTGCCGGCGTAATTCTCGGCTTGATGACCCCCGCCCGCGCGTGGGTTGGGGATGAGCGTCTACGTTCCATCATGAGTAAATTGACGGCCTACCCAACTGGCGAGCATTGGAGCGGCGACACATCGGAACGCCATGATCTGAGGGAAACCGGGCGTGCGATCGAGGAATCGCTCTCTCCCTTGGAACGCCTGGAAATGATGCTGCACCCTTGGGTCGGGTTTGCGGTCATGCCTATTTTTGCACTGGCCAACGCCGGTGTGGCATTTTCGGGAGTCGATCTGGACCAGCGGGTCTCCGCTGCCATCTTCGCGGGCCTGGTGGTCGGCAAACCGACAGGTGTCCTGCTGTTCGCATGGTTGGCGGTGCGCTTCCGTGTCGCAACACTCGGTAACGGGCTCGACTGGATATTGCTGGTGGCCGGAGCCTTTCTGACGGGAATCGGCTTCACGATGTCCATCTTCATTTCGAACCTGGCTTTCACTTCGGCATTGCTGCCGGCTGCCAAGCTGGGAGTTTTCCTGGGGTCGGCGATGTCCGCGACAATCGGGCTGCTGATCCTGTTCTGGTGGACATCGAGAAATCAGGAGCAAACGTCCGAAGAGACGACGGAGACCTCGACGTTCATCGCATCCACCAGTCCCGACAAGCCCACATAG
- a CDS encoding SLC13 family permease, producing MIAPSPHAIGAMLIAVTAFWFFASGRIRIEIVSLVLIAVLAVGAYFFPIEHDGSYTGLEIAFGGFGHEALIAICALMILGRGLVVTGALEPAGRLLTRLWKFSRLLGLLFSLVVGGLMSMFVNDTPVLVLTMPIMINLAIRAGVPASKTLMPMNCAILIGGMATTIGTSTNLLVVSIAEDLGLPRFGIFHFTDVALLAALVALPYLWLVMPRLLPAHSADDEQLTRRFRSMLFPREASPAIGQSLKALRKRFDGALEVVGAVRKGSLQSDSRFIVEFGDAIEVEGTSAELQELSSAMKMPLVRPAMMETVETFAGDKGEGQVMAELVIGADSSLIGQTIRSAQVIDRYGVAVMGLHHPEQALFPGRSRADVERLEVGDVLWVQGGSAALDQIQISEGTMMLEGAAEIPRTAKAGPALLIFAGVVLLAALHLVPIAVAALAGSIVMLATGCVKFDRLGQALSAKVIVLVAASIALGRALLETGAAEWLGSSLALGMQGFPGAVVLAIMMAFATLLTNFSSNTAAAAVGTPIAVSLAEKLAIPAEPLVLAVLFGCNLCYATPIAYQTNILIMSAGGYHFRDYVRAGLPLVLLMICTLSVLLVWKYQL from the coding sequence TTGATTGCTCCGTCCCCACATGCGATCGGAGCGATGTTGATCGCGGTAACGGCGTTCTGGTTTTTTGCGAGCGGCCGTATCCGGATAGAGATTGTCTCGCTCGTTCTGATCGCCGTGCTCGCGGTTGGCGCCTATTTTTTCCCGATCGAGCATGATGGTTCGTACACCGGGTTGGAAATTGCCTTTGGCGGATTTGGCCATGAAGCGCTGATCGCAATTTGCGCCCTGATGATCCTCGGGCGCGGGCTGGTTGTTACGGGTGCACTTGAACCGGCAGGACGTTTGCTCACGCGTCTGTGGAAGTTCAGCAGATTGCTGGGTCTTCTGTTCTCGCTCGTGGTCGGTGGCCTCATGAGCATGTTCGTGAATGACACGCCGGTGCTCGTCCTGACCATGCCGATCATGATCAACCTGGCCATCCGCGCTGGTGTACCTGCATCAAAGACGTTGATGCCGATGAATTGCGCCATTCTGATCGGCGGGATGGCAACTACGATCGGAACCTCCACCAATCTGCTGGTGGTTTCCATTGCAGAGGATCTTGGCCTTCCCCGATTTGGCATATTCCATTTTACCGATGTGGCGCTTCTCGCCGCCCTGGTTGCGCTGCCATACCTCTGGCTTGTCATGCCGCGCCTGCTGCCTGCTCACAGCGCGGATGACGAGCAGTTGACTCGTCGATTTCGGTCCATGCTCTTCCCACGGGAAGCCTCGCCTGCAATCGGCCAATCCCTGAAGGCTCTGCGCAAAAGGTTCGATGGGGCGCTTGAAGTGGTCGGGGCTGTTCGCAAGGGCAGCTTGCAGTCCGATTCTCGGTTCATTGTAGAATTTGGCGATGCCATAGAGGTCGAGGGCACAAGCGCCGAGTTACAGGAACTCAGTTCGGCGATGAAAATGCCCCTCGTGCGCCCGGCAATGATGGAGACCGTCGAGACCTTTGCCGGAGACAAGGGTGAAGGCCAGGTGATGGCGGAGCTCGTCATTGGAGCGGATTCCTCGCTCATCGGGCAGACTATCAGATCAGCACAAGTCATCGACCGTTATGGCGTTGCAGTCATGGGGCTTCATCATCCGGAACAAGCGCTTTTTCCTGGCAGGTCCAGGGCCGACGTTGAACGCTTGGAAGTTGGCGATGTGCTGTGGGTCCAGGGTGGCAGCGCTGCGTTGGACCAAATCCAGATCAGCGAAGGCACAATGATGCTTGAGGGCGCAGCGGAAATTCCGCGTACGGCGAAGGCTGGCCCTGCCTTGCTGATATTTGCGGGAGTTGTCCTGCTTGCGGCGCTGCATCTTGTCCCCATTGCAGTCGCGGCCCTTGCCGGATCGATCGTCATGCTGGCGACGGGATGCGTGAAGTTCGATCGGTTGGGCCAGGCCTTGAGCGCCAAAGTTATCGTGCTTGTCGCTGCCAGCATCGCGCTTGGCCGGGCATTACTGGAAACGGGCGCAGCGGAGTGGCTTGGCAGTTCGCTTGCGCTTGGGATGCAGGGCTTTCCAGGAGCGGTAGTCCTGGCGATCATGATGGCCTTTGCGACATTGCTCACCAATTTCTCGTCAAACACAGCGGCTGCAGCGGTAGGCACGCCCATCGCGGTGAGCCTGGCCGAAAAGCTTGCCATACCGGCGGAGCCACTGGTTCTTGCCGTGCTGTTCGGTTGCAACCTGTGTTATGCCACTCCCATCGCCTACCAGACGAACATCCTGATCATGAGCGCGGGCGGGTATCATTTCCGGGATTATGTGCGCGCCGGGCTGCCCCTTGTCCTGCTGATGATTTGCACGCTTTCGGTGTTGCTGGTCTGGAAATACCAACTTTGA
- a CDS encoding glycoside hydrolase family 130 protein, protein MHETTTRTTPFFNRQTLHLRPDPARVVLRPFEPAPEPRALNRIDKSRACRIFERILALDETGVETLLAATLANFKGRHRNLLDIFDRRATEMSGAFACDPSLSEARHQLIGAYFLNEYSFEAAALFNPSIVPHPDQLGTTGGRFILSARAVGEGHISSLTFRTGNVAADGTVTIDAPERLASVPEITARVGDRVELAFDPASEITERVIFPITEHQANGIEDARFVAFQDKGKTTYYATYTAYSGQAIRSELFETEDFVSFRMAALKGVGARNKGMALFPRKIGGRYAMIARHDNENLYLIYSDNLHEWGPGQPILQPAHAWEFIQIGNCGSPIELDEGWLLFTHGVGPVRHYSIGAVLLDKEDPSKVIGRSRQPLIQPAASEREGYVPNVVYTCGAMQLEGRIVLPYAISDTFSTFATVETAALLELLKS, encoded by the coding sequence ATGCATGAAACGACCACGCGCACGACGCCGTTCTTCAATCGCCAGACGCTGCACCTGAGGCCGGATCCCGCGCGCGTGGTGCTGCGTCCATTCGAGCCTGCGCCCGAGCCCAGAGCCCTGAACCGGATCGACAAGTCGCGAGCTTGCCGCATCTTCGAGCGAATTCTCGCCCTCGATGAAACAGGCGTCGAAACCTTGCTGGCGGCAACGCTCGCGAACTTCAAAGGTAGACATCGGAACCTGCTCGACATCTTCGATCGGCGAGCGACAGAAATGTCCGGCGCATTTGCTTGCGATCCATCGTTATCCGAAGCGCGGCATCAGTTGATCGGCGCCTATTTCCTCAATGAATACAGCTTCGAGGCAGCCGCGCTTTTCAACCCAAGCATTGTTCCGCATCCAGACCAGTTAGGCACCACCGGAGGCCGATTCATCCTGAGCGCAAGGGCAGTGGGCGAAGGCCACATTTCGTCACTGACCTTCCGGACCGGCAATGTCGCGGCTGATGGTACCGTTACGATTGATGCCCCAGAGCGCCTTGCGAGTGTTCCCGAAATTACCGCGCGAGTTGGTGATCGGGTGGAGCTCGCCTTCGATCCCGCCAGCGAGATTACCGAGCGGGTGATCTTTCCCATCACAGAGCATCAGGCAAATGGTATCGAGGATGCGCGCTTCGTCGCCTTCCAGGACAAGGGCAAGACAACCTACTACGCGACCTACACCGCCTATAGCGGCCAGGCGATCAGGTCTGAACTGTTCGAAACCGAGGATTTCGTGTCATTCCGCATGGCGGCGCTCAAAGGTGTAGGCGCACGCAATAAGGGAATGGCGCTATTCCCTCGGAAGATTGGCGGGCGCTACGCGATGATAGCGCGCCACGACAACGAAAATCTCTACCTCATCTATTCCGACAATTTGCATGAATGGGGTCCTGGCCAGCCTATCCTCCAGCCTGCGCATGCGTGGGAGTTTATCCAGATCGGCAATTGCGGTTCGCCTATCGAACTGGACGAGGGATGGTTGCTCTTCACGCACGGTGTCGGCCCGGTCAGACACTATTCGATCGGCGCCGTGCTGCTGGATAAGGAGGATCCCTCCAAGGTCATTGGACGATCCCGCCAACCACTCATCCAGCCGGCGGCATCCGAACGCGAAGGCTATGTGCCGAACGTCGTGTACACCTGCGGTGCCATGCAACTGGAGGGCAGAATCGTGCTTCCCTATGCCATCTCCGACACCTTTTCGACCTTCGCAACCGTTGAGACTGCAGCGCTGCTCGAACTTCTGAAATCTTGA
- a CDS encoding MFS transporter, protein MDLEKITPGTPAYRALCIAMLFAGLSTFALLYCTQPLLPHFSEAYGLSAEQSSLAVSLATGPMAFILLVAGMVSDRFGRRPLMIASLLLAALLTIVLGFLPDWPSLLAARLACGLALAGVPAVAMAYISEEVEDGAVGRAMGLYIAGSAVGGMSGRLLVSVVTEFFGWRSALALTGFVGLAIALVFWRILPHSRHFEVRRHSLAGYAAGFPRLFADKALPWLFLEAFLIMGAFISIYNYAGYRLLAPPYSLSQAEVGLIFLLYLLGSFSSAVTGHVSARLGPRKSLWLPLVLFLPGIALTGAGPLPLVIAGIALVTVAFFAAHSIASSWVGRRARSDRAQATACYLFFYYMGSSVLGSAGGYAWSHGGWSGVTVFSGALVALALLIAVRLYRVRPLAPPRPLGPAIPAD, encoded by the coding sequence ATGGACCTTGAGAAGATCACCCCCGGAACGCCCGCCTATCGTGCGCTGTGCATCGCCATGCTGTTCGCTGGCCTTTCCACCTTCGCGCTGCTCTACTGTACGCAGCCGCTCTTGCCGCATTTCAGCGAGGCCTACGGTCTCTCTGCCGAGCAATCCAGCCTCGCGGTCTCGCTGGCAACCGGGCCAATGGCCTTCATTCTGCTCGTTGCAGGGATGGTCTCCGATCGGTTCGGCAGGCGTCCGCTGATGATTGCCTCGCTCCTTTTGGCGGCGCTGTTGACGATCGTGCTCGGGTTCCTGCCCGACTGGCCCAGCCTGCTAGCGGCACGCCTCGCCTGCGGGCTAGCGTTGGCCGGGGTTCCGGCCGTCGCCATGGCCTATATCAGCGAGGAGGTGGAGGACGGGGCCGTCGGGCGTGCAATGGGTTTGTACATTGCCGGTTCGGCAGTCGGGGGCATGAGCGGGCGCCTGCTGGTGAGCGTGGTGACCGAGTTCTTCGGCTGGCGCAGCGCGCTGGCTTTGACCGGCTTCGTCGGGCTGGCGATCGCGCTGGTGTTCTGGCGGATCCTGCCGCATTCGCGCCATTTCGAGGTGCGCCGCCATTCGCTCGCGGGCTATGCCGCCGGCTTCCCGCGCCTGTTCGCGGACAAGGCGCTGCCCTGGCTGTTTCTAGAGGCCTTCCTGATCATGGGCGCCTTCATCTCGATCTACAACTATGCCGGCTATCGACTGCTGGCGCCGCCCTATTCACTCTCGCAGGCTGAGGTGGGCCTGATTTTCCTGCTCTACCTGCTGGGTTCCTTCAGTTCGGCGGTTACCGGCCATGTTTCCGCGCGACTGGGGCCGCGCAAGAGCCTGTGGCTGCCGCTGGTACTGTTCCTGCCCGGCATCGCCCTGACCGGGGCAGGGCCGCTCCCACTGGTGATTGCCGGCATCGCCTTGGTGACGGTCGCCTTCTTCGCGGCGCATTCGATTGCCTCGTCGTGGGTCGGAAGGCGCGCGCGCAGCGACCGCGCCCAGGCGACGGCGTGCTACCTGTTCTTCTACTACATGGGGTCGAGCGTCCTTGGTTCCGCCGGCGGTTACGCCTGGAGCCACGGTGGCTGGAGTGGGGTGACGGTCTTTTCAGGCGCGTTGGTCGCGCTCGCTCTGCTGATTGCCGTCAGGCTCTATCGGGTCCGTCCGCTCGCGCCGCCGAGGCCGCTCGGTCCTGCCATTCCTGCCGATTGA